A stretch of the Bacillus anthracis str. Vollum genome encodes the following:
- the iolG gene encoding inositol 2-dehydrogenase, which yields MNVLKIGIIGAGRIGKLHVDNLQLMPQVKIKAVSDVVIGHLEKWAQDKGISTLTTNYQDLLADPEIDAVFICSPTNTHAQIIKEAALAKKHIFCEKPVSFSVEETLEALEVVKEQGVSLQVGFNRRFDPNFRKVYDFIQQGEVGQPHILKITSRDPQPPSIEYVRSSGGLFMDMMIHDFDMARYVMNSEVVEVFAYGTTLIDPSIQEVHDVDTAIVTLKFANGALGVIDNSRQAVYGYDQRVEVFGEKGAVAADNCCPTTVQVSKTEGIVKDKPLYFFLERYTQAYIEEVTQFTKSIIEGQAVICSGNDGLQAERIAKAAKESLLTGKPVQIEHKQPALNQ from the coding sequence ATGAACGTTTTAAAGATTGGGATTATTGGTGCTGGACGAATTGGGAAACTACATGTTGATAATTTGCAGCTTATGCCACAAGTAAAAATTAAAGCGGTTTCAGATGTAGTAATTGGTCATCTAGAAAAGTGGGCTCAAGATAAAGGAATTTCCACTCTGACTACAAACTATCAGGATTTATTAGCAGATCCAGAAATTGATGCTGTCTTTATTTGTTCACCAACAAATACACATGCGCAAATTATTAAAGAAGCGGCTCTTGCGAAAAAACATATTTTCTGTGAAAAGCCTGTTAGTTTCTCAGTAGAAGAAACATTAGAAGCATTAGAAGTGGTGAAAGAACAGGGGGTATCTCTTCAAGTAGGTTTTAATCGTCGTTTTGATCCGAACTTCAGGAAAGTTTATGATTTTATTCAACAAGGAGAAGTGGGACAGCCGCATATTTTAAAAATTACGTCACGCGATCCACAACCGCCAAGTATAGAATATGTTCGCTCTTCAGGCGGATTGTTTATGGACATGATGATTCATGATTTTGATATGGCTCGTTATGTGATGAATAGTGAAGTCGTTGAAGTATTTGCATATGGAACAACATTAATTGATCCATCCATTCAGGAAGTACATGATGTTGATACTGCAATTGTCACATTAAAATTTGCGAATGGAGCTTTAGGTGTAATTGATAATAGCCGCCAAGCTGTTTATGGATATGACCAGCGTGTGGAAGTGTTTGGTGAAAAAGGCGCGGTTGCTGCGGATAATTGCTGCCCGACAACAGTTCAAGTGTCAAAAACAGAAGGTATTGTAAAAGATAAGCCGCTTTATTTCTTCTTAGAGCGTTACACGCAGGCTTACATTGAGGAAGTAACACAATTTACAAAGTCAATTATAGAAGGACAAGCTGTTATTTGCAGTGGTAATGATGGGTTACAAGCGGAGCGAATTGCGAAAGCTGCGAAGGAATCCTTACTAACAGGAAAACCCGTACAAATTGAACATAAACAGCCTGCATTAAATCAATAA